The Bernardetia litoralis DSM 6794 genome includes a window with the following:
- the rpoB gene encoding DNA-directed RNA polymerase subunit beta — protein MATLKHGRINFRKTTPILEYPHFLDVQVKSFQDFFQLGTPPEKRTADGLYKVFMENFPISDSRDNFVLEFVDYIIDPPKYSVQECVDRGLTYAVPLKAKLRLLCNDEDNEDFETIEQEVFLGNVPVMTERGSFVINGAERVIVSQLHRSPGVFFAQSKHTNGTKLYSARIIPFKGSWIEFATDVNNIMYAYIDRKKKFPVTTLLRAIGYGTDREILELFGLSEEVKATKANIQKVVGRKLAARVLRTWTEDFVDEDTGEVVSITRNEVLLERDSAIEEEHIQTIIDSNTESIILHREDININDFAIVYNTLQKDNSNSEKEAVEQIYRQLRNTEAPDEQTARDVIQSLFFSEKRYDLGEVGRYRINRKLDLDLEMSVRVLTKEDIIRIIRHLITLINSRAVVDDIDHLSNRRVRTVGEQLYSQFGVGLARMARTIKERMNVRDNEDFKPVDLINARTLSSVINSFFGTNQLSQFMDQTNPLAEITHKRRMSALGPGGLSRERAGFEVRDVHYTHYGRLCTIETPEGPNIGLISSLCVHATVNGMGFIETPYRIVKNQKATDEVKFLTAEEEDEQIIAQANATLDSKNKFTSDLVKCRLEGDFPLEAPENVTYMDVAPNQIVSVAASLIPFLEHDDANRALMGSNMQRQAVPLLRPQAPIVGTGLERRVAMDSRALVVAEDDGVIDYVDSKKIVVKYNWTKEQKLVNFDNEYTTYILTKFRRTNQDTCINLRPIVLKGDKVKKGDVLCEGYATEKGELALGRNLMVAFMPWQGYNFEDAIVISERVVRDDIYTSIHIDQFELEVRDTKRGEEELTSEIPNVSEDAVKDLDENGIIRIGAKVKEQDILVGKITPKGETDPTPEEKLLRAIFGDKAGDVKDASMRASASLQGVVINTQLFSRPKKDKDMRAKVRKQVDVLKKEYSRDLVGMRSQMISKMADLLEDKTSQGIVHKYGDVVLAKDSGFNTQNIEQAFFPSKNAYRDESNYNVPEEVNFIADVILKDFTEDEDTNELLAELVKNYNQKRNEITAEFKRQRFALEVGDELPAGIVKLAKVYVAKKRKLKVGDKMAGRHGNKGVVARIVREEDMPFLADGRPVDIVLNPLGVPSRMNLGQIYETILGHAGLRMGTKYATPIFDGATEAEVEAEIEKAGLPRWCKMEVFDGRTGVKFEQTVTVGIMYMLKLGHLVDDKMHARSIGPYSLITQQPLGGKAQFGGQRFGEMEVWALEAFGASHILREILTIKSDDVLGRAKAYECIVKGENMPEPNIPESFNVLIHELRGLALEITLD, from the coding sequence TTGGCTACATTAAAACACGGCAGAATAAACTTTCGCAAAACGACTCCCATTTTAGAATACCCACACTTCTTAGATGTGCAGGTAAAGTCGTTTCAAGATTTCTTCCAACTAGGTACTCCTCCTGAAAAAAGAACAGCAGACGGACTCTATAAAGTATTTATGGAGAACTTCCCAATTTCTGATTCAAGAGATAACTTTGTTTTGGAATTTGTTGATTATATCATAGACCCTCCAAAATATTCGGTACAAGAATGTGTTGATAGAGGTCTTACTTATGCAGTGCCTTTAAAAGCAAAGCTACGTTTACTTTGTAATGACGAGGACAATGAGGATTTCGAAACCATCGAACAAGAAGTATTTTTAGGAAACGTACCAGTAATGACAGAGCGTGGCTCTTTTGTTATCAATGGTGCAGAACGTGTCATCGTTTCGCAGCTTCACCGTTCACCAGGAGTTTTCTTTGCTCAAAGTAAACATACTAATGGTACAAAATTATATTCAGCACGTATTATTCCATTCAAGGGTTCTTGGATTGAATTTGCGACCGATGTAAACAATATCATGTACGCTTACATTGACCGTAAGAAAAAATTCCCTGTTACTACTCTTTTACGTGCTATTGGATATGGTACAGATAGAGAAATTTTGGAACTTTTTGGTCTTTCAGAAGAAGTAAAAGCAACAAAAGCAAATATTCAGAAAGTTGTAGGTAGAAAATTAGCTGCTCGTGTGCTTCGTACTTGGACAGAAGATTTTGTAGATGAGGATACAGGTGAAGTAGTAAGTATTACTCGTAATGAAGTGCTTTTGGAGCGTGATTCAGCTATTGAAGAAGAACATATCCAAACTATCATTGATTCAAATACAGAATCAATCATTCTTCATAGAGAAGATATTAATATCAATGATTTTGCGATTGTCTATAATACATTACAAAAAGATAATTCAAATTCAGAAAAAGAAGCTGTTGAGCAAATTTATCGTCAGCTTCGTAATACAGAAGCTCCAGATGAGCAAACAGCTCGTGATGTAATTCAAAGCCTTTTCTTTAGTGAAAAACGTTATGATTTAGGAGAAGTTGGTCGTTATAGAATCAATAGAAAATTAGATTTAGATTTGGAGATGAGTGTTCGTGTTCTTACAAAAGAAGACATTATTCGTATCATCAGACATTTGATTACTCTTATCAATTCAAGAGCAGTTGTTGATGATATTGATCACCTTTCTAATCGTCGTGTACGTACTGTAGGAGAGCAGCTTTATAGCCAATTTGGTGTTGGTTTGGCTCGTATGGCTCGTACAATCAAAGAACGTATGAACGTTCGTGATAATGAAGACTTTAAACCAGTTGATTTAATTAATGCTCGTACTTTATCGTCAGTTATTAATTCATTCTTTGGTACAAATCAGCTTTCACAGTTTATGGATCAAACCAATCCATTGGCAGAGATTACGCACAAGCGTAGAATGTCTGCTTTAGGGCCTGGTGGTCTTTCTCGTGAACGTGCAGGTTTTGAGGTTCGTGATGTTCACTATACGCATTATGGTCGTTTGTGTACCATTGAAACTCCAGAAGGGCCAAATATTGGTCTTATTTCTTCGCTTTGTGTTCATGCAACTGTAAACGGAATGGGCTTTATCGAAACGCCTTACCGTATTGTTAAAAATCAAAAAGCAACTGATGAAGTTAAGTTCTTGACAGCAGAAGAAGAAGATGAGCAAATCATTGCACAGGCAAATGCAACATTAGATAGTAAAAATAAATTTACTTCTGACCTTGTAAAATGTCGTTTGGAAGGAGATTTTCCTTTGGAAGCTCCAGAAAATGTAACTTATATGGATGTTGCTCCAAACCAAATTGTTTCGGTAGCAGCTTCTCTTATTCCATTCTTAGAACATGATGATGCAAACCGTGCCTTGATGGGTTCGAATATGCAGCGTCAAGCAGTGCCTCTTTTGCGTCCTCAAGCTCCAATTGTTGGAACAGGTCTTGAAAGACGTGTAGCAATGGATTCTAGAGCATTAGTAGTAGCTGAAGATGATGGAGTAATTGACTATGTAGATTCTAAGAAAATTGTCGTAAAATATAATTGGACAAAAGAACAAAAACTGGTAAATTTTGATAATGAATATACAACTTATATTCTAACTAAATTCCGTAGAACGAATCAAGATACGTGTATCAATTTACGTCCTATTGTTTTGAAGGGAGATAAAGTCAAAAAAGGAGATGTTCTTTGTGAAGGATATGCAACTGAAAAAGGTGAGCTTGCACTTGGTCGTAACCTAATGGTTGCTTTCATGCCTTGGCAGGGTTATAACTTTGAAGATGCAATCGTTATTTCTGAACGAGTAGTAAGAGATGATATTTATACTTCAATCCACATTGACCAATTTGAACTTGAAGTTCGTGATACAAAAAGAGGAGAAGAAGAATTAACTTCTGAAATTCCAAATGTAAGCGAAGATGCAGTTAAAGATTTGGACGAAAATGGTATTATCCGTATTGGTGCAAAAGTAAAAGAACAAGATATTTTAGTAGGTAAAATTACTCCTAAAGGAGAAACAGACCCTACGCCAGAAGAAAAACTTCTTCGTGCAATCTTTGGAGATAAAGCAGGTGATGTAAAAGATGCTTCTATGCGTGCTTCAGCTTCACTTCAAGGTGTTGTCATTAATACTCAGCTTTTCTCTCGTCCTAAAAAGGATAAAGATATGCGTGCAAAAGTACGTAAGCAGGTTGATGTATTGAAGAAAGAATATAGCCGAGACCTTGTCGGAATGCGTTCGCAGATGATAAGCAAAATGGCAGACCTTTTAGAAGATAAAACTTCTCAAGGAATTGTTCATAAATATGGTGATGTTGTTTTGGCAAAAGATTCAGGTTTCAATACACAAAATATTGAACAAGCATTTTTTCCTAGCAAAAACGCATACCGTGATGAGAGTAATTATAATGTTCCTGAAGAAGTAAACTTTATTGCTGATGTAATCTTGAAAGATTTTACAGAAGATGAAGATACAAATGAGCTTTTGGCTGAACTTGTAAAAAATTATAATCAAAAACGTAACGAAATTACAGCAGAATTCAAACGCCAGCGTTTTGCCCTAGAAGTTGGTGATGAGCTTCCTGCTGGGATTGTAAAACTTGCTAAAGTGTATGTTGCTAAGAAACGTAAACTAAAAGTAGGTGATAAGATGGCTGGTCGTCATGGTAATAAAGGAGTTGTGGCTCGTATTGTTCGTGAAGAGGATATGCCTTTCCTTGCTGATGGTCGTCCTGTTGATATTGTCTTAAATCCTCTTGGTGTACCTTCTCGTATGAACTTGGGACAGATTTATGAAACTATTTTAGGACACGCTGGTCTTAGAATGGGAACTAAATATGCAACACCAATTTTTGATGGTGCAACAGAAGCTGAGGTAGAAGCTGAAATCGAAAAAGCAGGCTTACCAAGATGGTGTAAGATGGAAGTTTTTGATGGACGTACTGGTGTTAAGTTCGAACAAACGGTTACAGTAGGAATTATGTACATGCTGAAACTTGGTCACTTAGTTGATGATAAGATGCATGCTCGTTCTATTGGACCTTACTCGCTCATTACGCAACAGCCTTTGGGTGGTAAAGCTCAGTTTGGTGGTCAGCGTTTTGGTGAGATGGAAGTTTGGGCATTAGAGGCATTTGGAGCTTCACATATCTTGAGAGAAATCTTGACAATTAAGTCGGATGATGTTCTTGGACGTGCTAAAGCATACGAATGTATCGTAAAAGGCGAAAATATGCCAGAGCCAAATATCCCAGAATCATTCAATGTATTGATACACGAGCTTCGTGGTCTTGCACTTGAAATTACTTTAGACTAA
- a CDS encoding FKBP-type peptidyl-prolyl cis-trans isomerase — protein MKLSKYIFLLFPLFSLLSSCNNDEIEPLIDSTLQAEREDQIIQQYLAENNLTAQQTDLGIYYIVLEEGEGSQNPTTTDSVTVNYVGTVLYGRQFDSSYETATPLGFVIGEGTVVTGFEEAVKQMKIGENTRFFIPSRYAYGESGITSGDREIIPTLATLIFEIKLEEINE, from the coding sequence ATGAAATTATCAAAGTATATTTTCTTGCTTTTCCCTCTATTTTCGTTGCTTTCTTCATGTAATAATGATGAAATTGAGCCTTTAATAGATTCAACACTTCAAGCAGAACGAGAAGACCAAATTATCCAGCAATATTTAGCTGAAAATAACCTTACAGCTCAACAAACAGATTTAGGAATTTATTATATTGTTTTGGAAGAGGGAGAAGGCTCTCAAAATCCAACAACAACAGATTCTGTTACTGTAAATTATGTAGGAACTGTTCTTTATGGAAGACAATTTGATAGTTCTTATGAAACAGCTACTCCATTAGGATTTGTGATTGGTGAAGGAACAGTAGTAACAGGATTTGAAGAAGCTGTAAAACAAATGAAAATTGGAGAAAATACTCGCTTTTTTATTCCTTCTCGTTATGCCTATGGAGAGTCTGGGATTACATCAGGAGATAGAGAAATTATTCCTACTTTAGCAACTCTTATTTTTGAGATAAAACTAGAAGAAATTAATGAATAA
- a CDS encoding FKBP-type peptidyl-prolyl cis-trans isomerase has product MKLSKYITVSLLLLFIGAALFSSCKKDDNNETLTNNPSSPLVQDSILQVYFTENNITAQKTETGLYYVADQQGTTIQTGETITVNYEGTLLSGKKFDSSFDRGTPFSFSVGTGQVIQGWDEGIPLLGKNGKGTLYLPSHLGYGARGAGADIPPYSILVFRVEVYN; this is encoded by the coding sequence ATGAAATTATCAAAATATATTACAGTAAGCCTTTTATTGCTTTTTATTGGAGCTGCTTTATTTTCTTCTTGTAAAAAAGATGACAATAATGAAACCCTAACTAATAATCCATCAAGTCCATTAGTACAAGATAGTATTCTTCAAGTTTATTTTACTGAAAATAATATTACTGCCCAAAAAACAGAAACGGGATTGTATTATGTTGCTGACCAGCAAGGAACAACTATTCAAACTGGTGAAACAATTACAGTAAATTACGAAGGAACACTTTTATCAGGCAAAAAATTTGATTCTTCTTTTGATAGAGGAACACCATTTTCATTTTCTGTTGGAACTGGACAAGTAATACAAGGTTGGGATGAAGGAATTCCCTTACTTGGCAAAAATGGAAAAGGAACTTTATACCTTCCTTCGCACTTAGGCTATGGTGCAAGAGGTGCAGGAGCTGATATTCCTCCTTATTCTATTTTAGTTTTTAGAGTAGAAGTATATAATTAA
- a CDS encoding IS4 family transposase — protein MRYSLTNEIKKIIDRFPILSHLSRKKFLAMYILALINSRNVQFCETANHLNPEVKNKSNETRIQDFYRKAELNFDQIALLFFCIFPSSQKLDIVIDRTEWDFGKYQCNILMVVLSNRTLTLPFYWELLDNKSGNSNTENRVDLVKKCLDIILPQRISLFVGDREFVGHHWFKYLKYNKINFCFRIPKHHNIVHYDEHMNKIVQKAEHLHQDYPNGITLSNRLVDGIVGNVYIGTGKDGELLFLFGNLAASTLPKYYERRWTIESFFQNLKGRGFNLKITHLQNSEKLKKLITCVSLAYAFCSNTGLYEHRKIQNKNHGRKSKSFSRKGRDIIRDLLKQTELLAQLVEKFVRIICINANHLKIKPNILI, from the coding sequence ATGAGATATTCTCTCACCAATGAAATTAAAAAAATAATAGACCGTTTCCCAATTCTTTCGCATCTTTCTCGTAAAAAATTTCTAGCTATGTATATTTTAGCTTTAATTAATAGTAGAAATGTGCAATTTTGTGAAACAGCAAATCACCTCAATCCAGAAGTTAAAAATAAATCTAATGAAACTAGAATACAAGATTTTTACAGAAAAGCAGAGTTAAATTTTGACCAAATTGCACTTCTATTTTTTTGTATTTTTCCCTCTTCTCAAAAATTAGACATTGTTATAGATCGTACAGAATGGGATTTTGGTAAATATCAATGCAATATTCTAATGGTTGTGCTAAGTAATCGTACGCTTACTTTACCTTTTTATTGGGAATTATTAGATAATAAAAGTGGCAATTCCAACACCGAAAATAGGGTAGATTTAGTAAAAAAATGTTTGGACATCATTCTTCCCCAACGAATTAGTTTATTTGTTGGAGATAGGGAATTTGTAGGTCATCATTGGTTTAAGTATCTGAAATACAATAAGATAAATTTTTGTTTTCGAATTCCCAAACATCATAATATTGTTCATTATGACGAACACATGAATAAAATAGTGCAAAAAGCAGAGCATCTTCATCAAGATTATCCTAATGGAATAACTTTGTCTAATAGATTAGTAGATGGTATTGTAGGAAATGTATATATAGGAACAGGAAAAGATGGAGAACTTTTATTTTTATTTGGCAATTTAGCAGCTTCTACTTTACCTAAATACTATGAAAGAAGGTGGACAATAGAGAGCTTCTTCCAGAACTTAAAAGGAAGAGGTTTTAATTTAAAAATTACTCATTTACAAAATAGCGAAAAGCTTAAAAAATTGATTACTTGCGTTTCTCTAGCTTATGCTTTTTGTTCTAATACAGGGCTGTACGAACATAGAAAAATACAAAATAAAAATCACGGGAGAAAATCTAAAAGTTTTTCACGAAAAGGAAGAGACATAATACGAGATTTATTAAAACAGACAGAATTATTAGCCCAACTTGTTGAAAAGTTTGTCAGAATTATTTGCATAAATGCTAATCATTTAAAGATTAAACCTAATATTTTAATCTAA